GATGTGGGCGGCGCCGCGGCCATTCGGCGTGGCGGCAAGCCGCCGCAGGCAGGACGGTCGGTGCATGAGCCTCTATTTCGAAGAGCTGGATTTCCGTCCGACCCCGATGGGCGTACTCAGCCTGCGCCGCCGCAGGCTGCCCTCCACCGATACCGACGTCTACGAGATCAAGCTCGGCGACGAGTACCTGATGTCGAGCCGGTTCACCGTGGCCGAGATTGAACTTGCGCGGCTGGGATTGGCCGCGCTCGATCGAGCCGGTCTCGACGTCGTCGTCGGCGGCCTCGGGCTCGGCTACACCGCGCAGGCGGTGCTCGAGAATCAGGGCGTGCGATCGCTGCTCGTGGTCGACGCGTTGGCCGAGGTGATCGAATGGCACGAGCAGGGGCTGCTGCCGCTCGGCAAGCAACTGACCGGCGATCCGCGCTGCCGCCTCGTCAATGGCGATTTCTTCGCGATGTCGCATTCGGCCGAGGGCTTCGACCCGCGCGCGCCGGGCCGCTGCTTCGATGCGGTGCTGGTGGACATCGATCACTCGCCGCGCAACCTGCTGCATCCGCGCCACGCCGCGCTGTACGAGCAGGAGGGGCTCGCGAGGCTCGCCGAGCATCTCAATCCCGGCGGCGTGTTCGCCCTGTGGTCGAACGATCCGCCGGAGGCCGCCTTCAGCGCGGTGCTCGCCAGTGTCTTTGCCACGTCGGATGCGCATGTCGTGACCTTCGATAATTCGTTCGGCGATCACGACGCCAGCAACACCGTTTATGTCGGGGTCAAGGAGGCATGTCTCGGTGGCTGACGCTCAAGCGCCGGACTATTTCCTGCGCTTGATTGCGCCACGAACCGGTGCCCCGGGCGGGGTCGCCTGCAGCTCGGCTTCCAGCAGCAGCAACAGGCAGCCGCTGAGCCGGGCCTCCATCTCGTCGTCGTGGATGGACAGCGGTCCGGGATCGTTGAGGATGGCGTTGACCAGCGTGCCCAGCACCACCTGAAACCCAAAGGCGATCGCCCGGGTCTTCGCCGCCTCGCGGCCTCTGCCCATGATGCGGAGCAGGGGAGGCGTGGCATGGCCGGTGGTGGCGCGCGCCAGGCCCTTGAAGGTGGTCCACCGGTTCGGCCTGGTATCGTCGTGCTGCAGAGCCGCGCGCAGCACGCCTTCATGCTTTCTGATCCAGCCGATGAGGCCGTGGACCACGAGGCGGCACAGCTCGGCGAGCGATCCGTCGGCGGCCTTTTCGTTCGCCACCATCCGCGATAGCCTGCTTTCGCCGTCGCGTGCGGCGAGTTCGATCAGGGCGTTGAAGTAGGCTTCCTTGCTTTCGAACCGGCTGTAGAAAGCGCCGACGGTGACACCGACTTTCGCGCACAGCGCCTCGATCGACAGTCCGGCAAGGCTGCGCGTTCGCAGCATGTCCGCACCCGCCCTGAGCAGCGCCGCCGTGGTTTCGCGGCTCCGCTTCTGCCGCGACGGCGTGACGCCGGGAAGGTCGAAATCTTCCGCTTCAGGCTGCATCGGATATTGCATCTCCCGGTGAATTATCCATAATGATAATTCGGATTATGCTTTCTGGCAATCCGGATCGGAGCGCGGCGGTGGCCGCTCGGGGCGAATGGCGGATCAACCGCCGTCGCGGTGACAGGGAGAGACCCATGGGCGCAGGCAGCGACAGCTCATTTGGCGGCACCATCGGCCAGACGGTCGCGGCCTCAAAGCCGTGGTGGCCGTCGAAGCCCAAGCCGCCGGCCGGCGCGCCCAACATCCTGGTGGTGCTGTTCGACGACGTCGGCTTTTCCGATTTCGGCTGTTACGGCTCGCCGGTCAGGACGCCGACCATCGACAGGCTGGCGTCCGAAGGCCTGCGCTAC
The sequence above is drawn from the Bradyrhizobium sediminis genome and encodes:
- a CDS encoding TetR/AcrR family transcriptional regulator — encoded protein: MQPEAEDFDLPGVTPSRQKRSRETTAALLRAGADMLRTRSLAGLSIEALCAKVGVTVGAFYSRFESKEAYFNALIELAARDGESRLSRMVANEKAADGSLAELCRLVVHGLIGWIRKHEGVLRAALQHDDTRPNRWTTFKGLARATTGHATPPLLRIMGRGREAAKTRAIAFGFQVVLGTLVNAILNDPGPLSIHDDEMEARLSGCLLLLLEAELQATPPGAPVRGAIKRRK
- a CDS encoding spermidine synthase, whose product is MSLYFEELDFRPTPMGVLSLRRRRLPSTDTDVYEIKLGDEYLMSSRFTVAEIELARLGLAALDRAGLDVVVGGLGLGYTAQAVLENQGVRSLLVVDALAEVIEWHEQGLLPLGKQLTGDPRCRLVNGDFFAMSHSAEGFDPRAPGRCFDAVLVDIDHSPRNLLHPRHAALYEQEGLARLAEHLNPGGVFALWSNDPPEAAFSAVLASVFATSDAHVVTFDNSFGDHDASNTVYVGVKEACLGG